ATTTCCTGGGGCAAGATAAGCCAGGATGCCGGCCATGTCAAGGTCGTCGGTGACGCGACAATATTGTTCCCGCTGATGGTTGCAGGGCTTCAAAAAATTATAGAGTCCGGATAGAGATGCTCATTGGCCCCTCTAGCTTTCTTTCAGAATTTCTGCGATGCTTTTTAGGCTTTCCGCATCCGAAACTGAATAGAATGAATGATCATTTCCTGAAGAGGGCTTAAACCTGGCCAAAGACTTTCCGGGACCCAGTTCAATAAATCTTCCGGATAGCCGCCTCATTATGCTTCCCCACAGTACAGGATTATAAAGCTGCTCAGCCAGTTTCTTCCTGATTCCATCTGCAGTGTGGTGCTCTCCAGTAACATTTGAGTAGACTGGAATCTCGGGATGCCTAAAGGTGAATGAATTCAGGTAATCTTCAAACTCCTCTGAGATATCCTTATAATGGTGTGTATGGAATGGGCCTGATATTTTAAGCGGGATCTTCTTTTTCCCAGGCAGAGAGTCCAGATGCTTTTTCACCATGTCAGGATGCCCGCCCACGACAAACATATCCGGGGCATTGTAGAGGGATATTTCTAATTCACCCCCTGCGGCATTTTGGCAAAAATCGGATAATTCGCCCAAGTCTGCATTTATTACTGCTACGAGAGAGGGCTCATCAAATGATTTCCTGCTCATGAGTTCACCACGTTTTTTTACAATGGAGACTCCATCTTCAAAAGAAAAAACATTAGCGGCATACAATGCTGCATATTCGCCAATTGAATGCCCTGCAAAATCCGAAAAAGGGTTTCGAGTTAGAAGGTTCGACAATAAGGTGTGGATAATCGAGGAATGGACAAATGTGATTAACTGCGTGTTTTGTGTCTTTTTTTGCTCATCTGAAGGACCTTCGAAAGATAGCTTCGGGACGTCCACCCCTGAAACATCAATTGCTTTTTGATACATATCTCTGGCTATTGGGAAGTTTGAGCAAAGGTCAAGCCCCATTCCGACATATTGATTGCCCTGGCCAGGGAAAAGCCCATGGTTCATTTATGCGTGAAGAGATGAAATGCTTATAAAGGTGATTAGGATTTCATTAAATTCTTCCCAGATGCCTTTGCGTAAAAGAGAGGGTTAAACTTACTCAAAAAATCTGTTTTCCTTTTTCAGGTGCTCTTCAAGTTTTGACACTTCATCGCTTGCCACCGCAATGGGCTCTCCAAACCGCATGCTGACCCTGGAATCAGGCCTGTATTTGTTCTCATAGGTTATTTCAAGCGGGACAAGAGGTATCTTTCTGCCGGTCCGCGCCTCATGCACTTTCTGCGCTTCCAGGATTTTTTGCAGGTTTCTTCGGCTCATAGGCGCTGCCATTTGGTAAGTTCGCGTGGCCTGTGGATGGATGACAACAGCTTCATCCTCATCAATCAGGTAAGGCACAGTTTCGGAAAAAAATCTTTCCCGTTGTCTGGCTGCATTTCGTAAAAGGTGATTGCGCAATTCCGGGTCATCCCCTGCTTTCCTGTTGACTTCCTTCATCCGGTCCTGGGAAATTCCGCCAAGGAATTCGTAAAACTTGGGCAGGCTGCCTTTCATAAGATAAAATCCCAGCCGGCTGTCTGCTTCAAGAAGTGCCACAGATTCAAAGGGGATATCTAAATTGCTTTGATGGTTTGGCAATAGGATGAATCCCTGGCCATGAAGGTCTTTAATGATTCCCTTGCCCTCAATGCTAAGGTCGTAATATGTCCTAAGGGCTCCCCGGCATGAAGCCGCCACCGCATAGCATAATGCGTCTTTTCTTTTCAGCGTGATATGATCTTGCATAGGCATAGGCGAGCAGATTTAAGCCTGATATTTAAATCTTGGTAAATTAACTACTGAAAAATAGTTAAAAGGCAAAAGTATTTAAATGAACTGAATTTCAAAACAGCCATGGCAGAGGCACAGCAGG
This genomic stretch from Candidatus Woesearchaeota archaeon harbors:
- a CDS encoding ACP S-malonyltransferase; the encoded protein is MNHGLFPGQGNQYVGMGLDLCSNFPIARDMYQKAIDVSGVDVPKLSFEGPSDEQKKTQNTQLITFVHSSIIHTLLSNLLTRNPFSDFAGHSIGEYAALYAANVFSFEDGVSIVKKRGELMSRKSFDEPSLVAVINADLGELSDFCQNAAGGELEISLYNAPDMFVVGGHPDMVKKHLDSLPGKKKIPLKISGPFHTHHYKDISEEFEDYLNSFTFRHPEIPVYSNVTGEHHTADGIRKKLAEQLYNPVLWGSIMRRLSGRFIELGPGKSLARFKPSSGNDHSFYSVSDAESLKSIAEILKES
- a CDS encoding 1-acyl-sn-glycerol-3-phosphate acyltransferase, which translates into the protein MPMQDHITLKRKDALCYAVAASCRGALRTYYDLSIEGKGIIKDLHGQGFILLPNHQSNLDIPFESVALLEADSRLGFYLMKGSLPKFYEFLGGISQDRMKEVNRKAGDDPELRNHLLRNAARQRERFFSETVPYLIDEDEAVVIHPQATRTYQMAAPMSRRNLQKILEAQKVHEARTGRKIPLVPLEITYENKYRPDSRVSMRFGEPIAVASDEVSKLEEHLKKENRFFE